In the genome of Pseudomonas fluorescens, the window CGGCCAGTGGGGGGCGGAAAACGGCAGGTAGGCGAAGAACGGACGGGTCTGGTCGCGCTCTTTGAGGTATTGCAGCAGCTTGTCGCCAAAGGCATCGGAGGAATAGAAATCCTTGGGCAGTTCATCGATGAATTGGTCGTCTTCGATGTACAGCGCCGGGGTGGATTTCAGCAGCCGTGGCGTCGTTTCATCGTAGGTCGGCTCGAAGCCGTAATGATTGGCGGCGCCGGGCAGCAGCGAAAACGAACGCTCGAAACCCCGGGCGTGAGGCGCCAGTTCTGCGGTTAGGCCCAAGTGCCATTTGCCGCTCATCAAGGTCTGGTAACCGGCCTCGCGCAACAGTTCGGGCAGGGCGACCACGCGGTCGTTCAAATGCCCTTCGTAACCCGGTTTACCGATCAGGTCCGGGGTCAATGCTTCGGCCATGGTGCCGATGCCGGCGATGTGGTGATCGGTGCCGGTGAGCAGCATCGAACGGGTCGGCGAGCAGGTCGGTGCGGTGTGAAAATCGGTCAGGCGCAGGCCATTGTTGGCCAATGCATCGAGGTTCGGCGTATTGATTTCGCCACCGAAGGCACCGAGGTCGGAAAAGCCCAGGTCATCGGCCAGGATCACTAGAAAGTTGGGACGTTGCGGCATCAAGCATTTCCTTTTTCAGTAGGCAATGAAGGACAACGGCAGATCGCGGACCTGCACCGGCACGGGGGGCTGGTAGTGATCGTCGCTGGTGAGTTCGTGAAGCAGTTCCTCGCGCAGCTGGTGGAAGTCGAAACTGCTGCGCTGGCGTGGATGGGGCAAGGCAATGTCGACCACTTGCTTTATCCGCCCCGGACGCGGCTCCATCACCACCACGCGGTCGGCGAGGAAGATCGCTTCCTCGACATCGTGGGTGACCAGCACGGTGGTGATTTTTGCTCGGGCGCGGATCGCCAACAGTTCGTCCTGCATCTGTTGGCGAGTCAGGGCGTCGAGGGCACCGAAGGGCTCGTCCAGCAGCAGAATTCGCGGGCTGGCCACCAGGCCGCGAGCAATGGCCACGCGCTGCGCCATGCCGCCAGAGAGCTGGTGCGGATAGGCGCGGGCAAAGTCGCCCAGGCCCACCAGTTCGATGAAATCATGGATGCGCTTGTGCTTTTGCGCAGCGCTGAGTGGCTCGTTGACCAGGCCCAGGCCGATGTTGTCGGCCACGCTCAGCCACGGGAACAAGCGGTGTTCCTGGAAGACGATGCCGCGCTCGCCGCCGATGCCGGTGACGGCTTTTCCGTCCACACTGATCTGCCCGCGAAACTGCGTATCGAGGCCCACCAGCAGCCGCAGCAAGGTGGATTTGCCGCAACCGCTGGAGCCGACGATGGCGACGAACTCGCCCTCGGCGATG includes:
- a CDS encoding ABC transporter ATP-binding protein — encoded protein: MNAPIVSFNHVGKTFDVDGFTLEAIREFNLDIAEGEFVAIVGSSGCGKSTLLRLLVGLDTQFRGQISVDGKAVTGIGGERGIVFQEHRLFPWLSVADNIGLGLVNEPLSAAQKHKRIHDFIELVGLGDFARAYPHQLSGGMAQRVAIARGLVASPRILLLDEPFGALDALTRQQMQDELLAIRARAKITTVLVTHDVEEAIFLADRVVVMEPRPGRIKQVVDIALPHPRQRSSFDFHQLREELLHELTSDDHYQPPVPVQVRDLPLSFIAY